Proteins encoded within one genomic window of Dyadobacter chenhuakuii:
- a CDS encoding methylenetetrahydrofolate reductase — protein sequence MFLEKIKSRQSGVMLYGITPPKAGTTPERVAEIADKTIARLSSLDIDALVVYDVQDESARTNQERPFPFINAMDPLDFASEHLGSLNVPKIIYRPAGKFTNAELTDWLEKLHQQTFYPVFVGVPAPDFQVKTSLSEAYKIWEKHKVTSVIGAVTIPERHHVLKDEDVRILDKMSSGVSYFISQCVFDLDYAKQLIADLSASCKSKQTDPPTIIFTITACGSAKTLDFMEWLGIHLPAQVKEDLRQADDMLERSVEICLEIASELTAFCMEHAIPFGFNIESVAIRKAEIEASIDMASAINQLLKDAGLRN from the coding sequence ATGTTTTTAGAAAAGATCAAATCCAGACAGTCCGGTGTAATGCTTTACGGCATCACTCCTCCAAAGGCAGGCACAACCCCTGAGCGGGTTGCAGAAATCGCAGATAAAACAATTGCCCGCCTTTCGTCCCTGGATATCGATGCACTCGTCGTATATGACGTACAAGATGAATCTGCCAGGACGAATCAGGAAAGGCCGTTCCCATTTATCAACGCAATGGATCCCCTTGATTTTGCCTCTGAACATCTGGGTAGTTTGAATGTCCCTAAAATCATTTACCGGCCCGCAGGTAAATTTACCAATGCAGAATTAACAGATTGGCTCGAAAAGTTGCATCAGCAGACATTCTATCCTGTTTTTGTAGGCGTTCCTGCGCCGGATTTTCAGGTGAAGACCAGTCTTTCGGAAGCCTACAAAATTTGGGAAAAGCACAAGGTTACGTCCGTTATCGGAGCAGTGACCATTCCGGAAAGACATCATGTATTAAAGGATGAGGATGTAAGGATACTCGACAAGATGAGCAGCGGCGTTTCTTATTTCATATCCCAATGTGTTTTTGATCTGGATTATGCAAAGCAGCTTATCGCGGACCTTTCGGCCAGCTGCAAAAGCAAGCAGACAGACCCGCCAACGATCATCTTTACAATCACAGCCTGCGGATCTGCCAAAACGCTCGATTTTATGGAGTGGCTGGGCATTCACTTGCCTGCTCAGGTAAAGGAAGATCTCCGTCAGGCAGACGATATGCTTGAAAGGTCCGTGGAAATATGCCTTGAAATCGCCTCAGAGCTTACCGCGTTTTGCATGGAACATGCAATTCCCTTTGGCTTCAATATAGAAAGTGTTGCAATCCGTAAAGCGGAGATCGAAGCTTCTATTGATATGGCATCTGCAATAAATCAATTGCTTAAAGATGCAGGATTAAGGAATTGA